A genomic segment from Branchiostoma floridae strain S238N-H82 chromosome 7, Bfl_VNyyK, whole genome shotgun sequence encodes:
- the LOC118420121 gene encoding uncharacterized protein LOC118420121: METNDDGQKEGRITVLSRRQRELQNQHGAGSSRNEEMHDQAGTSRKRPLSPVTKPHSKRTASESELSSVEVSVGEGSMDIPSREDEREDDRHSVEEQSLDDDDDDSGADPGSLFKIREIRQRRVQKFNTNQVTMTAIPNYQVDLSEHDTIMQFLNGMFESMIHHVDKELKDDDKMRLVLNSDRLDRPVSTKMVNRSEMEPELLLGELERTLQSHKDFVIDDSFFVDLLTVQFPEKGSGRWRFFCNIEKFVQNKQCIIQIKNRDDLCCGRALVVAMNYLQKNDPNVRWNSIRQGCKLQTVLAQELYQSAEVPQGPCGLPEIQKFQEHLTDYQIIVVSAKELNEVVFKGPHHEQKLILY, translated from the exons ATGGAAACAAATGACGATGGTCAGAAGGAAGGGCGTATCACTGTTTTATCAAGACGTCAAAGGGAGCTTCAGAATCAGCATGGTGCTGGCTCTAGCAGAAATGAAGAGATGCATGACCAAGCAGGAACTTCACGCAAAAGACCATTATCACCTGTTACAAAACCACACAGTAAACG TACGGCGTCAGAATCTGAGCTGAGTTCAGTTGAGGTGTCTGTAGGAGAAGGAAGCATGGATATACCAAGTAGAGAAGATGAAAGAGAAGACGATAGACATAGTGTTGAAGAGCAGagtcttgatgatgatgatgatgatagcggTGCTGATCCTGGATCATTATTCAAGATTAGAGAAATCCGTCAGAGGCGTGTACAGAAGTTCAACACCAACCAAGTAACCATGACAGCAATACCCAACTATCAAGTAGACCTATCAGAACATGACACAATTATGCAGTTCTTGAACGGTATGTTTGAATCTATGATTCATCATGTAGATAAAGAGCTAAAAGATGATGACAAAATGCGACTTGTACTGAACTCAGACAGATTAGATCGTCCGGTCAGCACAAAAATGGTGAACAGGTCAGAAATGGAACCTGAGCTTCTTTTAGGCGAACTTGAACGTACTTTACAATCTCACAAAGATTTTGTAATTGATGACTCGTTTTTCGTGGACTTGCTTACGGTACAGTTTCCAGAGAAAGGAAGTGGACGTTGGAGGTTCTTTTGTAATATCGAAAAGTTTGTTCAGAACAAACAGTGCATCATTCAGATCAAGAATAGGGACGACCTCTGCTGCGGTAGAGCACTTGTCGTAGCCATGAACTACTTGCAGAAAAACGACCCCAATGTCAGATGGAACAGCATACGTCAAGGTTGTAAACTACAGACTGTTTTGGCGCAGGAATTGTACCAATCAGCAGAAGTACCACAAGGACCTTGTGGCTTACCAGAAATTCAGAAATTCCAGGAACATCTAACGGATTACCAGATCATTGTTGTGTCGGCCAAGGAATTGAACGAAGTGGTGTTCAAGGGTCCACACCATGAACAAAAATTAATCCTGTATTAA